The genomic segment TCTTCGGCGACAAGTACGGCGAGGTCGTGCGGGTCCTCGAGGCGGGCCGGCGCTCCGTCGAGCTCTGCGGCGGCACCCACGTCGGGGCGCTCGGCCAGATCGGCCCCATCCGGATCACCTCCGAGGGCTCGATCGGCGCCAACCAGCGGCGGATCTTCGCCACCACCGGCACCGGCACCCTCGAGATCGTCCGCGACGAGCACGACCGCCTCGCCGAGGCGTCTCGCCTCCTCGGCGTGCCCCCGGAGCAGGTCGTCGACGGCGTGGCCAAGCGCCTCGACGAGATCAAGGAGCTGCGCGACGAGCTCAAGTCCCTGCGCAAGCAGGCCGCCGGTGCGGGCGCCTCGTCGCTCGCCGCCGAGGCTGTCGACGGCGTCGTGGTGGCCCGGGTCGACGGCGTGTCCCGCGACGAGCTCAAGGACCTGGCGGTGGCCGTGCGCGACCAGCCCGGGGTCCGGGCCGTGGTGCTCGGTGGTGCGCCCGAGGGCGGGGGCGCCGCCCTGGTCTCGGCCGTCACCAAGGACAGCGGCCTCAACGCCTCCGAGCTCATCGCCGACGCTGCCCGCACCGTCAAGGGCGGGGGCGGCAAAGCCCCTGACCTGGCCGTGGCCGGGGGCAAGGACCCGAGCGCCCTCGACCTCGCCCTCGACCAGGTCCGCGCTGCCGCCGGCATCGGGGGCTAGGTGCGGGTGCTGGCGCTCGACCTCGGCGCGCGCCGCATCGGCGTCGCCGTCAGCGACCCGAGCGGCACCCTGGCCTCGCCGTGCGAGGTCATCCAGCGCTCCGGTTCCTCGGCCGCCGACCACTGCCGGGTGGCCGAGCTGGTCGAGGAGGCGGGCGCCGAACGGGTCGTGGTGGGCCTGCCGCTGTCGCTCGACGGCCGCACCGGTCCGGCCGCCCGCAAGGTCCTGGCGGAGGTCGAAGAGCTCGCCGCCGCCCTCGACGTCCCGGTCGAGACCGTCGACGAGCGCTTCTCCACCGTCACCGCCGATCGCTCGATGATCGAACGGGGTATGAAGGCGCCTGCCCGCCGCAAGGTCGTCGACCAGGTGGCCGCCGCCGTCCTGTTGCAGACCTGGCTCGACGGCCGGCCCCGATCCCAGCCCACGGAGCCCCCCAGATGAGCGAGATCTTCTTCGACCAGGACGACGAGCGGGGGGCCAGCCGGGGTCCCGTGCTCGCCGGTGACGAGGGGGCGGACGACGACCCGGCGTTCCTCCACGACGACGAGGACGTCCGCTACGTCGACGACGGGGGAGGGGGAGGGCGGGTCGGCCGGGTGCTGACCGTGCTCGGCGTGGTCGCGATCGTGGGCCTCATCGGCGCCGCACTCGTCGGGGTGTGGGTGCAGCGCCAGATCAACCCGCCCGGCGGCCCCGGCGAGGAGATCGTCCTCGTCATCCCCGAGGGCAGCAGCACCACCGCCATCGGCCAGATGCTCGAGGCCGAGGGCGTCATCAGCGACAGTCAGATCTTCCGGTTCT from the Acidimicrobiales bacterium genome contains:
- the ruvX gene encoding Holliday junction resolvase RuvX; the encoded protein is MRVLALDLGARRIGVAVSDPSGTLASPCEVIQRSGSSAADHCRVAELVEEAGAERVVVGLPLSLDGRTGPAARKVLAEVEELAAALDVPVETVDERFSTVTADRSMIERGMKAPARRKVVDQVAAAVLLQTWLDGRPRSQPTEPPR